A genomic stretch from Clavelina lepadiformis chromosome 5, kaClaLepa1.1, whole genome shotgun sequence includes:
- the LOC143459110 gene encoding aminomethyltransferase, mitochondrial-like: MAKASKLWFVVNFHHDMRAITRRKFSTGRSLYKDSANRTVLYDFHKEHGGKMVDFAGWEMPVQYKTLGIKASHLHTREKCSLFDVSHMLQTKVYGKDKEAFIETMLVGDIKELKSNSGTLSTFTNDNGGILDDVIVNKTEGDFLYVVSNAGCSDKIKAHFKSCLDGFKSKGGDVNVEHIDNGLVALQGPLMNKVLQDGIKNNLAEISFMENFESTLFGIPKCRITRCGYTGEDGVEISVPASKTVELCEKLLSYNSVELAGLGARDSLRLEAGLCLYGNDIDETTSPVEAALTWCIGKRRRKEANFPGASVILNQIKAKPSRRRVGLTVTGAIARHGASVEDNKGSNVGEVTSGCPSPTLSNNIAMAYLPIQLAKAGTEVFINIRNRKANAIVTKMPFVPAKYYFKK; this comes from the exons ATGGCAAAAGCATCAAAGTTGTGgtttgttgttaatttccATCATGATATGAGGGCTATTACACGCAGAAAGTTTTCAACAGGACGTTCTCTGTACAAG GATTCAGCAAATCGGACTGTTTTATATGACTTTCACAAGGAACATGGAGGAAAAATGGTTGATTTTGCTGGCTGGGAGATGCCAGTTCAATATAAAACCTTAGGCATTAAAGCTTCCCATTTACATACTCGGGAAAAATGTTCTTTATTTGATGTATCCCATATGCTGCAGACCAAG GTATATGGAAAGGATAAAGAGGCATTTATTGAAACTATGCTAGTTGGGGACATAAAAGAACTGAAAAGCAATTCAGGAACATTAAGTACGTTTACCAATGATAATGGTGGGATTTTGGATGATGTAATAGTCAATAAAACTGAAGGAGATTTCCTCTATGTTGTTTCCAATGCTGGATGTTCTGACAAAATCAAAGCACATTTCAAG AGTTGTTTGGATGGCTTCAAAAGCAAGGGGGGTGATGTAAATGTTGAGCACATAGACAATGGATTGGTTGCTTTGCAAG GTCCATTGATGAATAAAGTTCTTCAGGATGGTATTAAGAATAATTTGGCTGAAATATCATTTATGGAAAACTTTGAATCTACTCTGTTTGGAATTCCTAAGTGTAGGATAACTAGATGTGGTTATACCGGTGAAGATGGTGTAGAG atatCAGTGCCTGCATCAAAGACGGTGGAACTGTGTGAAAAGTTGCTTTCATATAACAGTGTTGAGCTTGCTGGTTTGGGTGCTCGTGATTCGTTGAGGCTCGAAGCTGGCCTTTGTTTGTATGGAAATGATATTGATGAGACAACTTCTCCTGTGGAGGCTGCTCTTACTTGGTGCATAG GAAAGAGAAGGCGAAAGGAAGCTAATTTTCCTGGTGCTTCAGTGAttttaaaccaaataaaagcaaaacccAGTAGAAGAAGAGTTGGCCTAACTGTAACTGGAGCCATTGCCAGGC ATGGAGCATCAGTAGAAGATAACAAAGGAAGTAACGTTGGTGAGGTGACAAGTGGATGCCCTTCTCCAACCCTATCGAACAATATAGCAATGGCATACTTACCTATACAACTAGCTAAAGCAGGAACAGAAGTGTTTATTAACATTAGAAACAGAAAGGCCAATGCAATTGTCACTAAAATGCCATTTGTGCCTgctaaatattattttaaaaagtaa